In Carassius carassius chromosome 2, fCarCar2.1, whole genome shotgun sequence, the DNA window ctttgtcattattttatctttgttattaaaaaaaaagattagaaccAAAGatacactttaaaaataaacataatgtacaaataaaaataaacaatgttttattttttcaggtacaatagtatttagcaggagcattcaaaaaattgaatgaacaaataaaacactatatacattgattcctattaaagcaactgtattaaagtttttcagtcaagaatattgtgtgatttttctctttgcgttgtaaatatgtaaaatgtaaatatgttagtgttttgttttttatacctTCATGTACCCACTCAAAAGtcgttttaaacctgaatgagtttcatTCTTCAGCTAACTCTATATTGAAgaaggtggaaaaccaaacagttgctggttcacaGTAACTTCCAGAGTATTTTTCCCCTACTAACAAACTCattgtggaccagcaactgtttggttatccagattcttcaaaatatcttcttttgtgtgcagcacaagaaagaaatgaatataggtttgggacaacatgtgagtgaataaacaatgacagaaattaaattttagggtgaactatccctttaattacagtcgGCAGCATGTTCAGTACTGTCCCTAAGACCTGCACGCATCtaatatacagacatgcatctgtttctttcagttgtttactttcattttagacataaccaactgaggcTATACATAAAtcatgtgtgttttgacagtattaacaCAAACATAACTTAGTTCAGTAATCAGGCACAGTTCGAAGGGCTTTTTCGTTCTCGTGCGTGCGCTTTGAGTGTGCTCAGAAGAAAACCCGCACGTCACAACAGAACACGAATGAAACGTTTAAATAACCAGTAAGGCTTTAaagcaaatgcacaaaaaaaagtgTGGTGTCTGTGAGAGTAACTCTGCGGCTGAGTTAATGCACAATAAAAAAtcttcatatcgcacacccctatcCTCGACAGAAATCGCAGACCGGACCGCAATGGCACTTTAGCGTCAGACCTCAATGGGGCCCCACCCCTCTTGTGCACGCCACTGCACGTGCAGTTGTACCACTTTTCTGGGAAACAGGATTAGCCGCGAAAATAGTACACATACACAAAGCAACACTGAATACAATACATTATAGTCAGATGGTTTCCCTTTCACTATTAAGTGCAAGACTAAAAAATAGAAGCTTTAGCAGAGAGCACACACAGTTTTAACATACAGCTGAGATTTAAGATGTGAATGCTTCTTTGACCAATTAACTCAAGATATAGAAGATCTCTGCATTCTCACTGCAAGATAACACTACCAGCTTTACGAGGAACAATGCCGAAGTATTTTAGAGAACACCCCACCAGAAGAGTGCTAGTGAGACCAGTATTGCCACCACAGAGCGGCTGGACACGGACACAGGTGCTGTGTTACACAGGTCAGTGGCACAGCAGGAGAACTTGAAGCTGGAAACTTTGGGAAACTTCTCGGCGAGTGTGCTGTGCTCACACTCAGAGTACTTTATGCACTGCCTGTATGTGTCACCACCTAGAAAAAAAAGGGAGAATGGAAAGATATGTCATGCAAAGTCAAAGGGTCATGGGAATGGTTGTGCCATTTTGACAATTTGTTAGAATACAGAAAGACACTTTTATCTAAGAGTGAGTGAGCTGTCACCTCTCTCATAGACGGTCACACAGGCATCATCATAGTAGCAGTCTCGAATTTTAGAGCATGTGCCCGTGTAGTCTCTACAACTGTAACATTTAATGGCAGAGCCTTGAAAGACACATGGCAGAGATCATATTTTTGCAAGAATAGTAattcaaaatataacaaaaacacaTCTTATGCATGATGAAAACAGGATCATTGACATGACATACCAAGCCCCACCAGAGCCAgaacaaacaccacacacactccaacAGAAGCTTTCATAATGCCTTCAGTTTACCAGTCTAAtcagagagaaagacaggaatCTGAGGAGTGTACAGTTTGGATTGGTCTGAATGTGACTGCATATGTTCGTTCTAAATGCAGATTTCAAAGTCACATTTTTTCTACATGTCTTCTTTAAACTTGTACACTGCTCTCAAACCCTCACATTCAGAGTAGATCCTAAGGAAATAAAGTTGATCAGTGGTAATGTTTAGACTTTTTACAGGTTAATGCATAAACACCATGCCTCTAATTGCTTCGGTAATTCACTTTCTCACCATCATTTTGttctaaacctgtgtgactttcttttttctgtggatATTTTCAGAAATGTCTGTTTGGTGTTTGGTGAGTCAACAgtcaccaaaactgtttggttaacattattcttcaaaatatgatTTTTGTGTGTTTCACAGAAGTGACACAGTcacacaggtttagaacaacatgaggatgagcaaatgataaaaaaaaaaaaaaaatctcttctattttttttaaagattactaACATAATCATAAGAGAAAGAATTGTGGGTCATCTAAGGACTACATAGTTTTACTGAGATGCAGTTTTGGCAGATGATCTGGTCTGTATTATAGCTACTACTGTTATTACTGCATCTAGCACCAAGACTATTATTGTTTTTCGCTTGTTGTTATTTTGTATAGAAATCATTAAGCTTTAGACATTATTGAATATATTCTTATTTGTCTTTTGAACTTCATACAAAATTCTACAATTCTGAACATGTCAGACTTTTATCAACATTCCATGGGAACTCATCTTGAATCACATATAtacaatacatataataatataatatataaaatttatatttatggcATAACACTTgacatgaaaaaacaacaacaacaacaacaacaagaaacgCTTTTTCTGAGAACACGGTTCAACCTTTTAGTTAAAACTGTACtttactttaaaaattaattttgctcTTAATGCCAGTGTTTTATTGTTTAACCAACAAtttcataaaaatttaaatttggataggatttacaaaatatttaaaaaaaaaaaggtcaaccaaataaaaaaactagatttgtttttttttgacccAGCCGATTGCTTGAgtccattttattaaattaaggaTTGATCGATTGATTTTCAGAATATATAgtatttgtaaaacaaaaaccaaTAGACTACCTTTATAATAATTTTCTACCATGAcctcagaaaaaaaacagtgtcTTTGTAAAAAGTCAATATGTTTaatgcttcatattttttaaaaagttgtaaaaatgCAATCTAAATCAGCCTGGTTCACACGTGAAGAATATACTAAGCAGTATGCCATAATCTATCAGTTACTCTTCTGTAGTCTTACCCCAGCGTGAAGAAGGAATCCAACCACAGACACATCCAAACCAGTCTGAAAACTAAAGAGATTGAGCTGCTCACGCTTCTTAAAAACACGCCCACAATGCTCTTCAATTAATCGtttgtgctttaaaatgtataCCATTCTGCGgtactaaaatatttaaatatatattatatggtgttgtgtaaattttaatttaagaaataaaaaagaagaaataatatCCCTATAACAATTCATCACTATATGAACAGATGAATCATAAGTAATGTACTGTACATTAGAGGCAGGAACAGTCTCCCTGAAACGGAGCTATTCTATAGTATAGTACTGAGGGTTTAGCGTTGGGATTTCTGCAACTGTTGAATTCCAGCATTATTCTGTTTTTAGGAATGAACCTGCAATGAGAGAAACCTTCTCTATAATCTTTCTTCAGCATCCTGTGGGTGAAAGCTGAATATTAAAAGTTTTCCATTAGTGAAAATCCCACCGTTCAACATACATCTACAATGTTTATATTCTTACTTgcataaacaagacacaaagtCTCTCATTAGCTCATTTATGTCTTTATAACATTCTTAACATTATTTTTCCCTCTTATAAAATGCTGAATCAGCATAagatttacacttttttttttcttctttttttttaacaatcaattatacatttacaaataattcTTTCACAACCCTTTGACCACACGTCTAGGTCAGGCTTCAGCAGACATTGGCTTTCTGAATGGCTCATTACAGGACAGGGGGTCAACTGCTCTAGCACAAGAAAAGCTAAACTACGTGAGGATTTCAGCGAGGAACGGAGAGAACACACGATCAAAATCACATGTAGGCATGAAGGGCCATTAAACATACACTGGTGTGCAGCACATTGTGATTTAAAGTGATCTGCCCTGGAAAGCCTTGGCCCTA includes these proteins:
- the LOC132097551 gene encoding CD59 glycoprotein-like, producing the protein MKASVGVCVVFVLALVGLGSAIKCYSCRDYTGTCSKIRDCYYDDACVTVYERGGDTYRQCIKYSECEHSTLAEKFPKVSSFKFSCCATDLCNTAPVSVSSRSVVAILVSLALFWWGVL